The region GGATTCCACTTTCGCATCTGTGCTTCTACATCCACTCCAATATGACTTTGCATATGCATCATTATAcataaaatatccaaataccATAATGTGATGAAGCTAAATGAATTAAATCATATCCCCAAATattaagagtttttttttgcttttcctATCAACTATCTTCCACTGCATTCTCCCATGCATTCGATTTCCATTTAGCATCAATCTCCAAGTGAAATTAATTAGTCAAGCCACAATAAATTTCACATTGGCATCACATTTCATGtccatttcaatcaaaacactccACAAAACATTCATTTTCACAGAAATTAATCCAACAACTTTACAAATTCATTAATTCAATATAGCATAACTCATTCAATTTGTGAAACAAAGAAGTAATAGACAATATATATACCTTCAATTCACAGAATTTTTTAAGGAAAATCAGAACCCTCTTGGGTCAGTGCCAGTGCCAGTGCCACTGCTCCTGCTGTCCTCCACGTTCTTCACATTGCCACTCATTGACACACAATACTCTGCAACCTCTCTGAACTTGGGAACGCTCCTCAAATCCACCTTAGTCCCATCCTTCAGAGTGATCACAACATCCCCCCACTCCCCAATAAATCTCGGCACCACTTTCACATCCGTAATCGATTCGTACCCAAAATCACTCCGGTCTTGGCCAGTGAGCCCTGATATCACCGTCACTCGCAAGTTAGTGAACCGGTAGCGGAGATAGAAGGCTCGGAAGACAGCGGCGAGGGTGAGGGGGAGCCAGAGCAGAGTGAATCCAAGAAGGAGGTTGGCGAGGAGGTCTCCATAGTGCGCACCGCCATCGAAGAACACGCGCTCCTCTCCGGCGCTGGGGACGAAGCCGCGGCGGGCAGAGGGAGAGGAGACGAAGAGCTTGGTGGTGGGGCGGTGCAAAGTTGGGAACTTTGAGAAGGGTTTGGGGAGTTGGTAAGGTTTGGAGGTGGAGAAGAGAAGAATGGTGGCGCCGGCACCGACGGTGActgcggcggcggcggcggcggtggaGGCCATTGGAGATGGGATTTGCCGCGCTTATCCGATGATAGTTGGAATTTTGGCTAGGAATGAGTGGATGAGGAGAGGAATGACGTGGCGCATTTCAGGACATCAGAGCCGTTAAATTACTATCAGATTCGTGAGAGAGCTCCGATTCTGTTTAGCTGCCTCGTGATTAGATTTTGTTCCCGGTTTTTTTGGGGGGAATAATGGCATACTAATATAACTAACTCCtcataaatttgtttaattatatgaaaatttcagatctgattacaaataataataataaaatgttagaatatatttgatttttttttccattttattgattttgtttttttttatttgatatgttGCAATTTCTAAATTCAGCTTGATACGGACTATACTAACTATGAAGTTTGGCAAgaaataatgtaaataaattattctataattaattagtttttaaaattaaattcactTTGCAACGATActacttaaaacatgaaatatatatatatatatataatttatcaaatttttgaggaattttaaaaataaaattaaagagaaaaataaaacatccgACCAACAATTCTTTGGTCTATTGACATGGAGTTCCCCATATAAAGTGTTTATCATGCTGAAGATACGGATTCAAATCTTAACTCATACAGGTTATGTAGTGCATATGGCTTATCCacatttgtttaaataaataaataaataaaacaccaacagagtttttttaaaattaatatattatagaaatatttttaattatatattcgGCGTATTGGACGTTTGATGTATGTGCGTCACAAACCAAATTTTCACGAGTCAACATAAAAATAAGTCAAAACTATTAATTACTATTTACCGTGTAGGGTCAAAACCACTAATAAATCTGTGTGAAACGCAAAGCCCCTCATTCAATTAACAGGTTGGATTACACgagcttaaaaaaatattcaagtcAAGCCTTGTTTTAGATTTCGAATCCATATTTCCACACAACCAATTAGAAATCCTAATATGAACATAAATAAACAGCCTATCCATGAAATGCATGCCATCAAATATATAGTTGGCAACACATGCAAATTAATCACCATATCctctatttaaattatatatatatatatatatataattcatcaCTTTCTCATTAGCAAAATAGAtggattattaatttattatagtatTATATCAATGCTGACTTTAAACTAGTATTCATGTGCTTAGGTATCTTCGTATGacttaattttcatatattaatcTTGTCCCATTCATAGGCCATAGCAAGTTGTTTTCTAAATccctactatatatatatatatatatatatgcctataTTACTACTAAGAGATTAATTTGGTGACatctatatatacatgataATTCCCCTTATCATATTCTCATATGATCACCATGTTGGTGGACActttataagttttttattaGGGAATCTAGCATGGCCTCCTCTATCTATATATTACTGCTTGTcatcataaataaattactatattgtagagaaagagagacacaGATTGTTTTATTGTCTCTCATCAAAGTTTTGTAGTTATATGAAGTGCATGCCCGGATGATCAATGAAAGTGTTTCCATGTAATTAGTTTCTCATGTATATTTATGCATGTTATATACAAGCCAGTAATCAAACATCTCATTGTAAATTTAGAAATATCTATccaattccatatatatatccatCCAAATCTATCTAGGTAGCCAATGATCACACTGTACTATATATGCCGAAGGCCTCCACCATATAAAGCCTGAATTTAATTAGGcgaaattaattattatcatataaaCTTTGTGTACTAATCATATCCAAATTTCATAGCTTAATTATAAGGAATACACATAAGTCTTGCCAACCCATATGATCAAGTGGACTCAAAAGAACAGCTCTACCAAGCTTAATATCATAACAAAAATGaaccataaaaaatttaattttttttttcaattaattaatcaatggTCGATAAGCGAGAAGCGATGATGGATCGATAATCGGTCTGTTAATAATTGTGTCAGTGATCAGTGACATGCCACTAGATCAAGCAATTAAAGACAACGGCAACACTGTGCTTATATAACAAAAGGATCACAATGTTCACATGCAATGCCAGAAGCAATGGAACAGTATATCACTGCCATGAGATGACAATTTGCCACCATACATTGATAACATATATACTGAATTATTGCAGCAGAGCCCTTCGAATACCGCCTTTTTGATCTTTTCGGCACTCCGCAGAGAATATGAGGATGTAGTAGTCTTCTCTCTCACTTCACTgccatttttgttttaaaggaTCACAACAAGATAGAGGTTTACAGGACACTGTGCAAGGAGTGGGAGAGAAAGCCAAGTCCATTAGTTGCTGTCAAAGTCCTCCATTATTTTGTGGAATCCTAAGTTTACAGGAATATTTACTTTCTcaagtatatatttcaataccatatatatatatatatatacatatgtcataaatacaactatatatataagggcTCTTAAGGGTTCTTCAATAGAGAAgataatatatgtgtatataacAAGATTATGCATGAAAGATCACAGTATTAGTTACCATGAATTAATAATGTACTACgtgaaaaatgatatatatatatatatatataggaagcaTATCATGTATGAAATGGCAGGAATAGAGAATGGTCATGGAGACAAGGTCACAAGGGCaatgtgtgtttatatatatatatattagtgtatgtgtatatgttttttttttagggtttctgAGGCCTTGTGTGACCCACCCATTCTCTGAATCCATGGGGAAGGCACAAGGGCATGTTCTCCCATGAGCTGTATTCTGCCACACCCTTTTTCTGTACACATGGACTTTTGCATGCCTTCCAAACATATCTTTAGAAACAATATCGTTTCAtctttattatttctatattaattttaattagggTTTGCTAATGATCTGTGAAACCccttgataaattttttttttttttttccaatctttggttgataaattatatatatatagaccatTGAAAATTAATCAGCAGAACTTGTAACAACTGATCAAAAAGGATACAAatctttatataattaatatgtcCTTTATTTCATTAATCACGCAAAGAACCAGAAACATACTaacaaaaatctatatataCTTTACCCtagtatataaaagattttatcattaattttatctCTACGACTCAAGACATATCATgtaattttccttttcttttatcgtCTTCGATCGTCTAATATAACGGTGTACATAATGTATCAATGGAAATTATGATGCTCTGACCATGGCCAGATGGCTGCAGATTGATCATCTATGCTGCAGAAAATGTTGCAGAAATTGTCGTCCGGTGTGCCGTGTTCAATCTTCATTGGAGGAAAGTTAAGCTCATGAGTTCTTGAATTCCCAACTGGTCTACCAATGGCTGAGAACAAAGGCCTGGCATGTTGAATTGCTGATGTTCTTGAGATGTCTAATTTTATATCTGAACTATTCTCACTTCTATTACTGCATGACCCTTCTGTTTCTTTATTCAGATTGATTGGCTCTGATGCTTCTCTTGTTCCTCTTAAAGCCAATATcttgcaatatatatacatataaattaaacaatgaaatcaacCATATTGTACATAATTATTAATTCAATGCATGCatggttaattaaattaaattacctCAGCTTGGAGCTTCTTATTGTGAGCTTGAAGAGCATCATTCTCAGACCTCAAAGACTCAAACTGTCTCTTAAGAACACCAAAGTCTTTCTCAAGTTGTTTGGTTTTCCACCTTGCTCTCCTGTTCTGGAACCAGATGGCAATCTGTCTTGGTTGAAGGCCAAGAGCTCTGGCTAGTTGCATCTTCCTCTCCGGCTCGAGTTTGTTCCCAAGCTCAAAGTTCTTCTCTAAAGTCCTCACTTGCTCCATGTTCAACCTCCTTTTCTTCTCCCCGGCATGTGAACAATCGTCAGAAAATTCATCATCTCCGGTCATCTCTTCACATGGCTCCCTCCCACAGAATGACATGGATCTCTTACTCAACATTGTTGCcatccctatatatatatatatatatatattacaatttacaaccaatatatatatataagtaatgaACTTTTCAAGAtcacaatgatcatgataatattataattttatatgtatgtataacaATTAACAAGAAAGATGATTACATTACCTCTGAGATCTTGGGTGTTGGTGGGGAGGAAAGGAGAGAGAGTGGAAGGAAGAGGTTGATGTTGGTGTTCATTTTCAGTGGGGGGCTGCATTTGGAGGATGAAGTTGGGAGGGAAGAAGGAAGAGGACATGCCATTGCATGCCATTTGGTGGTCTAGTGACATggagctagctagctagctagttaGCTAGCTCATCAAAGGATCAAGAGAAGTGATGAtagtgatgatgaggatgatggtgAGCTTTCATGAAGAGGACATCTAATGGTGATGTGgagaaagagaaaggagaaGGGTGAGGGATTTGATGGAATGGAGGAGATGGTgagaggatgaggaggaggagtaCTATTTGAAATTTCTCTTGAGTTTCCATAAccttataataaaatttatgaggatctatatataatacaataaataaaaataaaataaataaataaagagatcaAATTCAAAACATAAGAACAACAAGTCTAGATGAGTGCATGTGACTTTGTTAAATGGAAATTTGGatggttttaacttttaagcaAACCTTAGCTAGCTAGTTGATCTTATAGCCTTGTTGAATTAACTATATTGAATGGTTGGTACTTAGGACAAGCATGTATGTATGTGTACTCCATTCTAAGCATTTGTATTGTGTACAATTGtacaaaacaatttaaaaaagaagaagaagaagaagaagaagaagaagaagaaggagaaggatccATAGTGATGCCTTTAatttgagcattaattagggaatgatttaattaattatctgataacactattttttatttattctttgattaatcataattatctcTTATTGTAATTAATCAACTAATTAATATCATTGTCATAATGTTAAATGGATCTCCTAAAAGGAAGGGAGGTGGGATCCTCATCCCATGTTCTCCATGTTGTTTCCTTTCATTTGGAATAGAGAAGTTGGCCATTTCcatttccattttcttcttcaatattagtcaatatttaattatatataaaataaatcaatgctaagtggatttcttttgtttgtttatttatttattaaatttgattgattgaaaagaagagaaaagaaaggaaaatgagTTGGCTTGAAATAGGATATATGGGAAATATGAACATAAGAAAATGGGGGTGTTGAAAAGAAGAGAGGAAGGGGAGGAATCTTAGGGAAGTGATGGGTCCTATGACTTGCAGGTCTTGCTACCTAACTCACATACAGCTAATCGTGGATCAGTTTTTCATGTCAAAAAtataaccctaaccctaatcctaacccTAACCCACTTTTTGTCTCCGTCCTCATGTcaagattaattattaatatttaatatttaattgaaatatttattttaattatatatattttaaaaaaataaaaattagataaattaggAATAAAACTTTCCCTTACATACATtagatagcccaatggtatgacaccaaagtgtaAAAAAAAGATGTCATGAGTTTAAATCCCTCCCTTAATAATACTATTCGCTATACTGTTTATACACTGTTCATCCagaattcttatattattcttgtaCTGTACATACACTGTACACCCGAGCTCCAGTACTGTTAGGTAAtgattatattcataaaaaaaaaatatatttatcacctattatttaaacaataaaataaaataaaactttcccTTCAACCAATGATCCTTTGGGTTGAATATAAATGAAACTTGTGCAAGATATGAGATGTTTCATTTAAGATGAAgttcaaacataattaaatggAGTTTTTCTCATGATTTAGAATTTAAAtctataataatgtttttttaattattattgcatgatttataaataactaaaaacatTACAATTTTGTGGTCATCCGGTGAGTACATAAGAATGTGTGAGTACTTTTAGCTTGCTAGAGCGTGGACCCTGCCTCAAATATGGCCATTCATCAGTgccttctttgtttctttctatAGATTTTTATGTACTTTACTTGTCATCCATTCCGTTAATGTTGTAATATTTCATTGATcattaaacaaaacattaattcaCTTGCATCATATATGTTAGAATTTGTAACtcgaattttttttacttgatgcCAAAAAAACACTTGTGACATAATTTAtacccaaaaaatattttgaagatcaGTGTCATATGGTTTAGATATGTTTAGAGAATTTAAGCAATGTGACCACTCCGTCAAACAACATATTACATTGAATCCatgtcaatttatttatttatttatttttttaacgaaTGTGG is a window of Dioscorea cayenensis subsp. rotundata cultivar TDr96_F1 chromosome 5, TDr96_F1_v2_PseudoChromosome.rev07_lg8_w22 25.fasta, whole genome shotgun sequence DNA encoding:
- the LOC120261370 gene encoding uncharacterized protein LOC120261370 — protein: MASTAAAAAAVTVGAGATILLFSTSKPYQLPKPFSKFPTLHRPTTKLFVSSPSARRGFVPSAGEERVFFDGGAHYGDLLANLLLGFTLLWLPLTLAAVFRAFYLRYRFTNLRVTVISGLTGQDRSDFGYESITDVKVVPRFIGEWGDVVITLKDGTKVDLRSVPKFREVAEYCVSMSGNVKNVEDSRSSGTGTGTDPRGF
- the LOC120261369 gene encoding homeobox-leucine zipper protein HOX21-like, producing MSLDHQMACNGMSSSFFPPNFILQMQPPTENEHQHQPLPSTLSPFLPTNTQDLRGMATMLSKRSMSFCGREPCEEMTGDDEFSDDCSHAGEKKRRLNMEQVRTLEKNFELGNKLEPERKMQLARALGLQPRQIAIWFQNRRARWKTKQLEKDFGVLKRQFESLRSENDALQAHNKKLQAEILALRGTREASEPINLNKETEGSCSNRSENSSDIKLDISRTSAIQHARPLFSAIGRPVGNSRTHELNFPPMKIEHGTPDDNFCNIFCSIDDQSAAIWPWSEHHNFH